A window of Macrotis lagotis isolate mMagLag1 chromosome 1, bilby.v1.9.chrom.fasta, whole genome shotgun sequence genomic DNA:
TCTTCCCAGGGCTCAGAACCCCTCTGCCCCAGACTCTTGTGGAGTTGTCAGAAAGATAACTGGTGCCCAAGAATAGGGGTTTGTAGAAACTCAAAAGAATTGTACATGGCAAAAGGATCTGCAAAGAGAGATTTCAGAAATTAGATGCTCTTATTCTTTTTATGAGTTAACAGAAACCTAATATCCATTgtaggaaattataaggaaaatggTAGAGCTGGGAGATCCTGAAGGTCAGAGTTGGAGGACCcttggaacacagaatgttagaaccaGGACAGACATTAGAACATGAAATATCAGAGTCTGAAGGAcctttagaacaaagaatgtcagaacCAGGAAGGCCCCTAGGGCAGAGAATGTCAGATCTGGGAGGAGCCTTAGAATTCTGGAGCTAGAGGAGGTTGGAGAAGAGTGAAAATGAGCATTTCaatgaaatctttcattttacagatgaagaaagtgagaccccAAATGATATCTCCAAGATCACACTGTTGCATGTTTTCTAATGTGGCCAGACTTTACCTTTTGTGTTTGTGCTCTATTCTAAGGTCTCTATTTTAGAATGGACACAACGAAAATAAAGCATGATCAGAATAGTGAAAAGGGGAATCTGGAACTCTTGTCACATGGCAGAGGTCAGGTAGGAACAGCTGTGAAACAAATCACTGTCCTGTCATTCTTACATATTTGACTTTCTAGAAATTTTTTGCTTTGGTGGGAGATACTGTTGCTGAATTCACTCCTGGGCAAAAGATTTAACTGCCCTGGGTCCTGGTTTTCTTACCCACACGACTGTATCAGTAATACTTGGACTCTCATCCCATAGGCAAATAGATGTTAGAGGCAAAGGAGTTTTGAAACTTATATTCATTCAAACAATACTTCTTCATTGAGGTCCCTTCCTCCAGGAAGCCTGTCCTGATTAgcttttactccaccatcttggttctgcccctagCTTGACCAGATTACTTTCTGGGGTTCCAACAGTTTGGTATCAGAGCTTAACTGTCTGGTAGTGGAGTTTGAGGATAGGTGCTCCTCCCCTCCCCGAAAAGATAACTAAAAGGGACATGGGATGCCATGCACTTACTCCAGAGGCGACCCCAGCCAGTCACGTAACAAGGATAGTCCTGAGCCAGCAGGGAGTCTTTTGGGGGCAGGCAGGCCACCTGGATGGTGTCACTCAGCTCCACAGGCTCAGCCAGCTTGATGAGGGCAATGTCATTGCTAGGAGAAGAATTCAAGAATTTAATTCTCAGCTTATGGATTAAGCAGCTACCgctttgttgggggagggggcagcctTGAGTTGTTGatgtttatttattgttttgccTGACTCTTCATAAGCTTGTGGATTTTTTCCATGtggttttcttcacaaaaatactagaagggaaacaaaaacaaacaaacaaaatggaacaaaaatgaggcagctaagtggcgcagtggatagagcaccacctctggagccaggagtacctgagttcaaatctgacctcagacacttaataatgacctagctgtgtgaccttgggcaagtcacctaaccccattgccttgcaaaaagttaaaaacaaaacaaaaaaaattgctagagtggtttaccatttccttctccaatgcatcctcattttacagatgagtatttaagaaaataagggttaaatgacttctcaagGATCACCCAgctgtttgaggccatatttgaactcagatcttcctcactccaggcttgatgctctatccactgtactaccttaATGTCTCTAGGTATAGGGGGATGGAGAGCTGAAAATtccagatctttttgactccaagcttgatgctctatctattgtactacCTTGATGTCCCTAGGTATGGGGGATGAGAGCTGAAAATTGTCCCAGTTCCTGCCCTTGAACAACTTTCCTTCTACTGAGATGGTAAGGAAATTGGCAGGATGAGATCTGGTCCTGTTGGATGAGGGAGAGTGGAGGGGGAAAGATGGTGAGAATCTCTCCCTCTCCAGGATGAAAGAGCCCTAGGTTAGGTCTTATAAGACTTATCTAGCTTAGCTTCTGATTTGTCAAATGACCATAAATCTTTGTGTcttagctttctcatctataaaacggaGACAAGACTTGACTTATCTTCCCTAAAAGGAAAGTTCTGAGTAAATCTTTGTGCCTCATATAAAATGTACTATTAAAGGAAAGAGCTGTAGCAGTGGAGAGAACATAGGCAAGAGAGGTTTGGAGTTGCAACAGTCTTGTTCAACTAGTCAGAGGTAGTATGATGGATGGATGATATGATAGAGGTCAACTTTCTGACTTTAACTCCAGGGGCTGCCTCCCTGTCCACCAGGGCAAAGGTGCCAGCATGGAGAATACTCACCGCACCAGCAAGGAGCTCCACTTCTCATGGACAAAAATGGTATCCACAGCCATTGCCACGGAGCCAGACTCTTCCTCCACCAGGTTACTTTTGCCTAGAAGTACTCGGTAGGTTTTGTCCTTGCTGGGTAAAGGGAAGGGTGAGATTACATTTGTGCCCTGGACCATCTATAGACCAAAAGTCTGTAATTCagtccaacaaatatttattgcacAAGCCTCTCCCTATCACCTTCACTGAATTCTGAGAGAAGAAAAGGCATGGCTATTATCTTCAAATGTCTGAAGTGCTGTAAGGAACTAAATAACTGAGTAAACTGAGACCAATAAAGAGAAGCATACAATACTTGAGACTAAGGGGTCAGTCTTTGGACTATGCTACAGACCACTGAGGCAGAAAGCAGAACTGGATGAGGAGTTTGGGAAGCACTATCCAGAGACCAGCATAGAGGAGAGAGACTATGAATCCTCATGAGGAACTTCAATTATCTAGACATAAGGGAGAACTCTGATTTTTCCAAAAGTATATGACTGGTACATTTTTTTACttgccttaatgataatttcattcttcaaactATCCTTCAGATAGTTTTTTTCCAAAGGGGAAATTCTATTTTTGCTTGCTTATATTTGTTCCCTGGTGCTTTAGCACAGTTTCTGGCCTTGAATTTTGTCAATTCTTAATAGGTACTACCTACCTGCCTTTCAATCTATActacctacctatctacctatctatctacctacctacttatccacccacccatccattcatccatccatccatccatccatccatctctctctctctctctctctctctctctctctctctctctctctctctctcactctctctatctgtcatctatcatctttctattttctatatCAGGGTTATCTGAAATGCAGCCTGTGGGCTGTATGTGGCCTGCAGCATGATTTTATGTGGCCCATCTGtgaatttactaaatgctttagtaagtGAAGCCAAGCTACTGTAGTACCcccactaaaatggcaaatcaaaatataatttctattgtttcaataaaaaattttaaaagtaaagttggacagccctgatctgTATCTATCAACTTCCCTACCTCTATAATAGGTATCTTCCTATATCTTGCTTTTCATTATACCTCCTATATTCATCCACATATCCAACCAACAGAttatagatagaaagatggataaatagaaattgataaatatatatatatatatagatagatagataaaagggAGATAGCTGCTATTAATagacaaatggaaataaattaggTGATAAAGCAATATTAGGAATTGACAAAATTCTAGGCTAAAttaaatactggggatacaagTCTAAACAAGTGTGATAGTCTCTGTCTACATTCTAAAAAATGTTAGAATGTTACTCTCTACCAGCAAAGAATTTATTACTAAGGGTGGAAATTATGGGATCCTTTGAAGAAGTCACTATCTCATTTTAGGATTTGGGGTAAGCAGGATTGAGGACCTGCTGGAAATGTCACAAAGGAAATCTGGAAACAAGTTAGACCAGGAGGACTTGAAGTTTTTGTCAATCTCTGAGAGTCTGTACTGTAATTTTCCCTGTAAATGATGCCTAGGCATCAGatggagggaagagagacagacaccccctcttcctcccccccatctTGATATTCTTCAGTGCAGTAGGATCTATGACTCAGGGAGGGACTCACCTGATGCAGTGGGCAGCAGTCAGGACATGCTGGCTGGAAATCAGGGTCCCTCCGCAAGTATGTCTGAAGGTGTCATCCTTAAGGTACTGGAGAGAGATCTGCCAGCATGGAGGGGGGTGGTGAGTGAGGGACAAAACTCAGGTAGAGCATTGGACTCATGAATTGCTGTTCTCACTTGAGAAGCCTCAACAATTCTAGATCATAGCTTTGGAGGAAGAGATCCATTGGATATCTAGTCTAACTTTCTcgttttataaataagaaaaactgaAGGCCAGAGGagtaaagcaatttgaaaaaaaattcccaactATCAATGTATTGACAGAATCTGAACTCAACGTTGCTCATCTCTAAGACTCTTGGATTATGCCCCAATCTTTCTACTGAACCAGTTGCCAGTCTTCCTCTGTTGCAGTAGATCTAGAGATTTTCTTACTAATGAACATTTACATAATACTTCAAGATGAAAGCAGAACAAAATAGTGGACTGATAGCAGAACTCACAAccaggaagccctgggttcaagtacAACCTCAGATACCTGCTggatgtgtgactctggacaagttacaaTCTCTCTGATTACCAGACAGCCCTCAAAGATTATACATTGCAGAGAGCATGCTAACTTATATTGGTGGAAGGAGATAGCTCAGACCCAGTTCCTATCCCTCTTCAAGCTCACCCTAAAGAACTGTATAACAAGCCTTTGTAATGATGACTAGTCTATATTTTACaaattcagatgaaaaaaaaattgagagattgaattgaattgaattttatgcTTCTGGAAAAATGGAATTTTGGGGCTTTGTAAGCAATGAAGGTTTAGGAAAGTCAGAGGGTGATAAGGAATTGGGTCTCAGTTCAGAGAAGGCTGACTCTCTGACTTCAAGACTGTCAATTTGCTCGCTATATCACACAAGACTTCCTTACCTGCCAGGGCCAGCTGTGGGGCCTGGCATCCTCTCCTCCTACCACCCTGGTGGTGAGGTTGGGCAGGTAGCTGGGAACACCACAGCTGGAGGCTGAAAGAGAGACCAGAGAAGCCTACATAAGCCATGTCAGTAATGAGGGCCCTGAATAGCTGGGGTGGAGATGGTATGATTCTTTATTCTGTTGGATCTTTCTAAACAGAAAGGACTGAGACTGTCACAGATTCACTGTCTGGGGTGGATATGTGGAAGAGCCAGTCGGCAATCCGGCCACCAGCTTACCATAGCCCAGGAACGTGATGAGAAGGATAGAGCTCAACATGGTGCCGGTGTAGGGAGTCTGTGACCAATGTGGCGAGTTGAGAGGGTTCTTATAGATGGATTGTTGGACTGGGATCTAAGCCAAAGCTGAGATCACAATTTGGGAAGGGCCAGAGGTTTCTGATAAGGGTCTTGCCCTGACCTTCAGTTGATTACTGTTAAATGGTCTAAGAACTTGCTCAggataagaaaacatttttttctaagaactctTAAGAAGGACTGGGAGCCCCAAGCTAGGAAGTATCCTAGATTTCAAATTTGCACaaatttatttagtatctactttgtttttttaatttaatttttcaattattaaaatgtatttattatttcaactagatatgaagatagctttcaacattcatttttctaagattttgaattccacatttttctccctccctccctttcctcccccctttcccttgaCAGTAAGAaactgatatagattatacatgaatAACTATGTTAagcaaattttcatattagttctATTGTAAAGAAGAATCcaaacaaaagagaacaaaaaccataaaaaggcaaaaaacaaaaacaaaccttaaagcatcaaacaaattttaaaaatggaaaatagtatgctttggtctgcattcagattccatagttctttctctgggtgtaaatgttattttccatcactagtcctttagaattatctttgcttATTGCTCTGTTGAGGAGAGCTAAGtacatcatagctgatcatcactcagtgttgctgttactgtgtacaatgttctgcttctgcttactttactcagcatcagttcatgtaagtctttccaggcttttctgaaatctaccccttcatgttttcttataacataatagtactccaacacattcatataccataattttctcaaccactccccaattgatagtcaatccctcaacttccaattctttgccaccgcaaagAGAATtgccacaaatatttttgtttatctggatctttcccccctttttaatgatctctttgggatactgacctagtagtggcattgcttgATCAAAGAGtaagcatagttttattgccttttgggcatagttccaaattgatctccagaatggctgaatcatttcacaactccaccaatgatgtattagtgtcccaattttcctatatcctctccaacattattttcctttttttgtcatattgaccatTCTCATAGGTATAAGGTGGAAagctcagagttattttaatttggatttctttaatcaattacaatttagagcattttttcatatggctatagatagctttaacttcttcatctgaaatctgcctgttcatatcctttaccatttattaattagggaatgattcgtattcttataaatttgattaggttctctttttttagaaatgagtcctttatcagaatattagctgtaaaaattgtttcagcTTCCTGCATtcctaatcttggttgcattggttttatttgtagaCCTACTTTGTACAGAGAATTGGGCTTTGAAGTCTAGACAAGATCCCTGTCTGGGAATTACCTACCTGAGACTATTGCAATTACCTTCTAATTGGACTCTCTGCTTTAAGCCTCCCCCCAACAATCCATCTTCCATAATGCCACCAACGGGATTTTTCTTAAGCCTAGGTCTGACTTCCTCAACCAACTTTTGTGAATCCTGATTGCCAttacaataaaatagaaatatctttaaaatcttttatttctttattttattttatttttttattctcattttgtacaaatgttttttacattaataaaatattcttgtttaagggtaaacaaaatacccctccccaatgaatatagatttgcttgagctataaagtaaaggggagagaaaaaattaaaataaaaaaaataatagtaataattgtaggtatggccaggagGTGCaatgggcctggttttggggtgcttcctgagcttttgggacattcccacaagggtctcagtgtgtgaggctctgtcctccctcctggtctgtgaatgaccataagcgccccactctgccaaggggctgaggtgggggggggccctgctgttctatgggggggcctagactgcgatcaggatctgaatgtggtcagagccccagagtcctgttccaggggcagaggacagagctctctcttcactccccttcctcagctcaatgggctcatgccctggagactcctgcttacctgctccgcCTGCTTCGGtttctgggctgtggaaagaccaagctgctcgctgtgtgccctgagggctgcactccacgtgctcgctctggcagaggtctccagctgttcccccattttgtgtccggtgctccccgggtgcagctcaggagactccctgcCTCAcggggtccctttgtgggttctgtctctcgaaagtttagttagagtccttagtttcaagttttatcagagagcacctaagactcgatcccttcttgtcgccatcttggctctgccccctgccTAAAATCCTTTATAAATTGCCTCTAGTTTATCTTCCCAACCTCATTTATACGTTATGCCCACTTCTCAAATAATTCAGTCCAGCTACAGTCTCTGTCTGTCCTCTATTCATAGTCCAGTATCAACTTATCAAACATGACCCTCCATCTCCCATCACCTTTTCACTGGCCATCCCCCATGCCTAAAAGCAGTCCCTCATCACTTCCCTCTCCTAGAATTCCTCACTGTCTTCAAGACCCAAAGACATGAGGTCTTTTCTGAACCCCACAACCATCCGTACCCTCCCTTCACAACTAttggtatttattttctttttaatttgtattagAAGTAGTGATTACAGAGTTGGCTTCAAGATCAGGAAGAGCTAGGTTCAAGTCCtaagtgtgaccctgggcaaatcatttaatttctcagtgctctaggtacctctctaagactataaagttgtagagaaggtgttgatctgcattggtaaagggaattttctCCTCTCTGATCCCTTACTATAGTAATAAAAATCTTAGGTTCAGACCCTATCCCTTAGATTTAATCTGTGGGTGCTCAGATATGCACACATTGTCTTTCCTAATAGAatacaaactccttgagagtagggattatttcatcATACATCTTAGTGTTCTCTAGGACCTAGCTGGCTACACAGAACAGCATTTCTTATTTCTAATtctgctgattgattgattgaggcCTGCCTTCATGGAGATTATAGTTCAGTAGGGGGAtaagatataagatatatatagatagatagatagatagatagatatcttacatatatatatatcttactcTGACTTCTGATCAGAGCATCAGAGGTGCAAATGACAAAGTTATGCAAGAGCAGAGAGTGAAGTTCATTTCAGAGAGAAGCAAAGAAGGCTTTCCAGAGGAAGTGTCATTTGAGTTGGTCTTGAAAGGATGcctaaatattttgttgttaaattttttcttgactccaaagttcatcatatgtgtgtgtgtgtgtgtgtgtgtgtacacaaaataaatacaggtTAATTTGTGGTGGAAGAAGATGCTAGTAATTGTGATATGTGGGAATCAAGAAGGGCTTTGTACAGAAGGCAACTCATGATCTGGAGTCTGAAGGATGTTAGAATCTGAAATGAAGACCTGTGGACGAAGCATATTCAGTCACATGGAGTAGGAATTGCAGGGGCATGGAGGTAGAAGGGGTGTTTTATGTGAGAAATGAGGACAGGTTGAAGGGCTCCCAGAATGAATGAAAGGGAGTAATGTGtaataagaccagaaaggtagATTGGAACATTGTTCTGAAGAGCCTGAAATGCCAATAATGAAGAGTTTATATTAGATTCTAGATAATAATTGAATTTACAAAATAAAGCCTTATTTTGTAAATAAAGTTTATAATGTactaacaaatattatctcatcttaacctcacaacaactctgaaaggtagctgctgttattattcccatttttcagatgaagcatTTATAGATTAATTGACTTGACAAGGTGGTACcagcttattaagtgtctgaggtcagacttgaactcagttctcttgACCCCTAGCGTTAATAGGGAACTACTGCAGTTTATTAAATAGTGAGGAAAATGATATTTAGACATATAATTCAGTAACATTACTCCTAAAATGATTGTTCCGGAGACCAAAGTGAATTTATAGAGTTCTGATAGATAACTAAAAGTAGAAATCTCTTTTCAGTAAGGATCTCTCACATGTATTCCTAGTattaatgggaaaagaaattataattaacTCAGTCCCATTAAACCACTTGACCTCCAGTAGCTTATTTGCATTCTGAGAGGTTTGGAATAAATCTAGAACTCCAATTCTGCTCTCCTATCCCACCCCCTCGGATGCCTAAATATTTAATGGGGGAAGGAGAAATTCTAGGCACAGGGAAACAATATGAAAAGATTGTTGGGTCAAAAGAATGCAAGGCAATGAGAATCTTGACTAGTTGTACAGTATAAGGAAGGGATTCATATGAAATATGGTTGAAAAGTTAGGATTGTGCTAGATCGAAGGCAGCCTTGAATGTCTGATAGAAGAGTCTAAATGGAGACCCTGAAGACATTGAAAAGATAAGAAGCAGGATCTGATCTAATGTAGTAGAATGGAAAGAGTGCTGACTCTAGAGGgagaggtcctgggttcaaattctacctctaatggttagtaactgtgtgaccttggtcaagttatgTCCTTAGGCCTCCACCACCTCCTTGTTAAGTTGGTCTACATGACCTGAGATCCTTTCTATGCTATAGCTATGATCATATCaccaatcaagaaacatttattaagtatctcctGAGGCAACAAGGTAGTAGAGTGGATACAGTgacagatctggagtcaggaagatttctctctctttctgaattcaaatcatgtctcagacacttattagctgtgtgaccctagataagccATTGCCTccgtttcttcttctgtaaaatgagctgtagaagaaaatagcaaaccactccagtatctttgccaagaaaatttcaaatgggttTACTAacaattggacacaactgaaaaatgacttcgCTAAATATATCAGGCACTTGgacataaatataaacaaaaaaatatcaaatactgAAACGATTAAATTTAGATCAGGTTTAGAAATACCACCTATGCCAGCCCTCAGCAAGAATCAGAGGGATTCTAAATCATATCCATTCAATATTCATCcagttttttttcttgaagacctTCAAAGATAGGGAACTCACTCCCTTCTCAGGCAGCCTGTTCCATTTTGGGAAAGTTATAATTTTTAGCAAGTTTTTTTTACATCAAGCCCcaatttttctttgtgatttccCTGTTTTGCCCCTCATTGCagctcctagttctgccctctgggactAATCCCTGTTCCATTtgataggtttttatttttagaaaggttttatttattttgatttttacaatttccccccaatctctcttccctctccccaccccccacagaaggcaatttgctaatttttacatcattcccatagtatggattgatctaagttgaatatgatgagagagaaatcatatctttaaggaagaaacatatagtatgagatagcagaattacataataagataacattttttttaaaaaattaaaggtaatagttcttggtctttgatcaaactccacaattggatacagatgacattctccatcacagacaccccagaattgtgcctgattgttgccctattGGTATGAGCACATCcattaaggtttatcatcacccccatgttgctgttagggtgtacaatgttctgtttctgttcatcttgctcagcatcagttcaggcaaatcctttcaggcttcccatccctcctggtttctaatagaataatagtgttccatgacatatatatatatatatatgtatatatacatatatatatatatatatatgccataatttgttaagccattccccaattgatggacatcccctcagtttccatttctttgataccacaaacaaagctgctatgaacatttttgtacaggtgatgtttttaccctttttccataatctcttcagggtatagacccggtagtggtattgttagatcaaagggtttgcacatttttattgccctttgggcataattccaaattgctctccagaaaggttggatgaattcacagctccatcaacaatgtattggtgtcccagatttcccacatcccgtctaacattgatcattgtcctttctggtcatattggcccatctgagaggtgtgaggtggtacctcagagatattttcatttgcatttctctaatgattagtgatttagaacatttttttcatatgattatggattgctttgatttctagACAACTATGATATTTGGAGAaacctttccttctccaggttaaCCACTCCTAATTTTTTCAAACACTTCTCATTTGGGCATAATCTTGAGTCCTTTCATCATCTTGTGTGCTGTCCTCTGTATTCTCTTCAGCTTAATAATCAGTATTTTTCTCATCAGTTGACTGATTGAGGATATCTTTCATAAGACATGGTCCTTAGAACTGaagttagtatttttttttctattttatttatttaggttcttgcaaggcaacgttaagtgacttgcccaaggtcatacaactaggaaataattaagtgtctgagttcaaatttgaactcaggtccttttaactccaaggctggtgctctgtccactatgctacTTAACCCccatagtattttaaaattcaatttgcattttttatgttatgtttttttttcaattacctacaaagatagttttcaacattcattttttggtaaacttttgagttccatatttttctacattctcccttcccttccccttactTATAGGattgagtaatctgatataaataGTACAATCCTGATTGTACAGTATTAAAGTATAGTACAGTATTCTTGCTGTGATCTGCCCAGGGCCAAGTCTAACATGACCATAATAAAATCatggaatttcagaattggatGGACTTCAGGGTTCCTCCAATCCAATGCAACCTCCCCCTCAAAAGAATTCCTACTAAAACTGACAAGTGGTAATCTAGGTTCTGCTTGAAGACCttaattaaagaagaaatcacCCCTTCCTTacagcccatttcacttttgggTAAATCAAAATatcaggaaatttttccttacatcaaagaatttgcttgctttccttgttAAATTCTCCTCTCAAGCTGTCATTACCATTTTTTTGCTATGATATTGTAGTGTTGTCTCTTGTTGAACTTCTGGTCCACTAAAATCCCCCAAATTGTTTTCAGTTTACAACCCAACATACACAGATTTTATActtttgaagttgatttttttaatcaaagtacaagaatttacatttatctctattaattATCTTGTCATTAGATTCAATCCAATGTTTTTACTtgtcaagatttttaaaaatcagttaagaATTTATTATTCGAGCTATGACTTTTTACAAATCTGAACATTCAATAAAGCATCCATCTTTGCCTCTATgtaaatcattattaaaattgATAAGTACCACTGGACCAAGCATAGATCT
This region includes:
- the CTRC gene encoding chymotrypsin-C, with protein sequence MLSSILLITFLGYASSCGVPSYLPNLTTRVVGGEDARPHSWPWQISLQYLKDDTFRHTCGGTLISSQHVLTAAHCISKDKTYRVLLGKSNLVEEESGSVAMAVDTIFVHEKWSSLLVRNDIALIKLAEPVELSDTIQVACLPPKDSLLAQDYPCYVTGWGRLWTNGPIADVLQQGFLPAVDHATCTQRDWWGTMVTQNMVCAGGDGVISGCNGDSGGPLNCEAASGAWEVRGIVSFGSGLGCNTAKKPTVFTRVSAYIDWINEKMLL